A stretch of DNA from Planctomycetota bacterium:
GTCATGTCCACTGCGATCCAAAAGCCATCTCCAGAAGGTCTCGAATCGGCGGCGGCGCGGGTCGACCGTGTTTTCGCGTTCATGTTCGCCAAGCCGGCTCGGGAGTGGGTCGAGCGGATCGTGCTGGTCGCGGCGTGCGTCGGCTTCCTCGTTCACCTCGGCCTGGTCGGGCTGGCACGACTGGGCTGGTTCGGGCTCGACCCCGAGGCGCAGCTGCTCGGCAATCCGATCGCGGCGGCGTACACGCCGTTCTCGCTCATCCTGGTGTACGAGGTCTACCTGCTCGTCTACTACCTGCCGAGCAGCACGACGCGCTACATCCAGAAGCAGTACGAAATCGCGACGCTCATCATCGTCCGACGCCTCTTCAAAGACCTCGCGGCCGTCGAGATCACGTCCGACTGGTTCCAGAACGCGGCCGACCTGAAGTTCACCTACGACGTGGCGGCATCGGTCGTGCTGTTTCTGCTGCTGTTCGCCTTCCTCGCGATCGAACGCCGAAAGCCAAAACCCATCCACATTCGCGAGGAAGACATGCGGCCGGGGCTGAGGCGGTTCATAACGTTTAAGAAAGGCGTCTCGATTCTGCTCGCGCCGGTGCTCTTTGTGCTGGCGGCGTACACGTTCGTCTCTTGGACGATCGGCGCGCTTTCACCCAGCGACGACCTGGCGGGCCGGTTGACCGACATCAACACGCTCTTTTTCTACGACTTCTTTGCGATTCTGATCGTCGTCGACGTCGTGCTGTTGCTCGGATCGCTGTTCTTGACCGACGCGTTTCACACCGTGATGCGCAACAGCAGCTTCATCGTCTCGACGATCCTCATTCGCCTCTCCTTCGGCGACGAAGGTCTGGTCAGCGTCGTCCTGATCGTCAGCGCCGTTGCCTTCGGCGTGCTGATGCTGTGGATCTACAGCTTCTTTGAGAAGGCAGAAGTCGAGGCATCGCCAAGTTGAACGCAGTGATCAACCGACGGCCGCTACTTCGCCGTCGCGTCGTCTGGACGGAGCTCGATGAGGATCGGGTCGCCTGAGATGATCAACTCCAACTCGTTCGTGTGCTCGACTCGGCTCGGCTCGTCGTTGTTGGCCAGTTGATACTCCGACAAGTGCATCCGATCTGGAAGCTTGAGCGAGACCTTGGTCTGATCGTCAAGCGATTCTGTTTCGAGCCAGAGGATCAGCAGAAACCGGCCGTCCGACGTTTTGAGCAGCGTCTGCATTGGCCAGACGCCTTCGTGCGTTTCGATCTTGAGTGCGAGCTCTCCGGCGACGCCACTCTCGCTGGCGGCTGCGTCGTCCTCGGTCCGTTCGAGCAACCGACGAAGCGCGTGGAACGCGGGACGTGGCTTGAAATGCCTGTCGAGCAACCCGAACTCTTTGGTCCGTTCTTGCACGGGCTGGTAGTGATACAGGGCGAACGTGTAGTTGAGGGGTGAGCCGGCATTGAAGCCGAGCAAGTGGTTTCGAAGCGTGTAGACCGCCTTTTCCCTCGGGCTGACTTGGCCGTGATCGAGATCGCCACTGTTCCAACCCATCTCCGTGATGATCCAGGGCGCATCTGGCGTCTGCTCTCGGACCTTGCGTTGGTGCTCGTAAAAGCGCGCGTTCGGCCACGCCATGTGATACTTGTGGATGTTGTTGAGCTCGACGTAATCGCCCAACACCACGCCCTCTGCATCAGCCAGGTCTGCGAGCACGTTGTCAGGACGCCAAGGCCCGGAGACCGTGCTGGCCGCTGCGATTGCAGGTCGACGTCTCTCGTCCGGTCCAACCACCGACGTCCGATCGGCGGTCAGTGCTCGATGCATGTCCTGCATGAAGAGCATGGTGCCTCGTGCCCAGCCGTCGCCCAAAGCGTTGCCGGTTCGGTGCTGACGACCGTGACCGCGATAGTTGAAGTTCTCCGTCTTGCCGTACGGCTCGT
This window harbors:
- a CDS encoding PA14 domain-containing protein, which translates into the protein MDAVVDVEAVGLASIDTVLSADAESAFNVVFEGSASMDADGLYRIQVTGTHTWRLWVNGALVIDYAHASEYEEAIAAAKHWRRLSEVVLPMKAGVAYPIRLEYVRAADMGEVPADVSLAVGSVGSAVKPMTSVSPGPAPIASMPARHAADFHRSIGLVTNKLQRFSDDEFELLKARLDELGIATVRGNFYPWVTESANLDPRYRELHESLGIGVCGVIRESFSIDDPDEMMADMAEWVARASDYLIIAEGPNEPYGKTENFNYRGHGRQHRTGNALGDGWARGTMLFMQDMHRALTADRTSVVGPDERRRPAIAAASTVSGPWRPDNVLADLADAEGVVLGDYVELNNIHKYHMAWPNARFYEHQRKVREQTPDAPWIITEMGWNSGDLDHGQVSPREKAVYTLRNHLLGFNAGSPLNYTFALYHYQPVQERTKEFGLLDRHFKPRPAFHALRRLLERTEDDAAASESGVAGELALKIETHEGVWPMQTLLKTSDGRFLLILWLETESLDDQTKVSLKLPDRMHLSEYQLANNDEPSRVEHTNELELIISGDPILIELRPDDATAK